Part of the Syngnathus typhle isolate RoL2023-S1 ecotype Sweden linkage group LG17, RoL_Styp_1.0, whole genome shotgun sequence genome is shown below.
tggtggtggaggcGGGCGGATCAGCGGCACTAAACAAGGAAGCTGACGGACGGACTGACGACGAGCTAACGCAGCTAGCTGGCTGGACGGCTAAATATTGTTGCTAATGTACGAGGCACGAGCATGCGAGCTGATAGCCAGAGGTGGGTGTCAACAACTGCCGTTCATGCGTGCGCGCCAGCCAGTATTTTGACTCAAGAGAGCAGCCAGAGCGATGCTAAGGGCTTAGCATGTTAGCCCATGTTCCTCATTCACGGAGGGGGCGTGCGTCCGTCCGTATGTATGAATGTGTATGTCGGTATGTAGGCGCGTGCGTGGGTTCGagcatatgtatgtatgtatgcgtgTTAGCAGTTGGCAGCCTTTAGGTGCTGCTTGGCTTCCTAATGCTTGCTAACTCCTGCCAAGGATGCTTTGTGATGTCCATTGATCACGTGACACATTGATGAGTAGTAGCTCTTAGCATTTTTACATGAAAGCATAGGAACAAGCCTTGAACTAACATATTGTGGcatgttgacattgttttttttctttgggagtGTATTTCGCTTAATTCGCAGCTATTCTCAGCGCAGAGCTTCTTGCATTTTGGAGCATTTTTGTTATGTTTCAAATGCTGCATCAGGTTGGAATTGCCACTTCAACTTCAGGACAACGcaggaaaaaaattgaaaatcagTCCCGGAGAACTGTAGTTTTCATGTGTTGGGGAAAAATTTGCTTTTCCAGGATCATTTGAATTTGCGGCGCATGGGCTAGCACATTcgtctcacagttcagagggtgtgtggagtttgcatgttttccccgtgcctgtgtgggatttctctggtttcctcccacatcccataaacatgcatggtaggatgattgagcactccaaattgcctgtgAGTGTGGATGGTGTTTTGTCTCCGTGTGtcctggcaaccggttcaggatgtcgcccgatgactgctgggatagccctcagcatgcccgcgaccctcgtgggCACAAGcaggacagaaaatggatggatggatgaaaggaTGGAGGAACATTTGTGTGACATTgccgacagaaaaaaaaaaaattggttaaaGTGGAAATAATTGGCAGATGAATTTATTAACATTCATTATTTGCCAGTACATCGAATGGTGTCACCTGCCCTAAAAAGTTGTCCTGTCCGTCAATCATCAGCGGCCAATTGAGCACACTAACGTATTGTTTGTTTGCAGCTGACTCGTTGTGGGATGTCGGGCAGTAAGGCGCTGGGCGGGGGGGCGAGGCGCAGGAGGACGCGGTGCCGCCGCTGCCAGGCGTGCACCCGCAGCGAGTGCGGCGAGTGTCACTTCTGCAAGGACATGAAGAAGTTCGGCGGGCCCGGAAGGATGAAGCAGTCCTGTCTGCTCCGGCAGTGCACGGCGGTGAGGCCAACATTCAACTTGACACCCAACTTACTGTGATTGTTGCCGTAGCATCGAGGGCAACCCTaacaactaggggtgtaaatcgcgggttttgtcacgatacgatatcatatcgatacaaagaagcacgatacgatatttgccgatatcttaaaccctgctgtgattcattcacgatacatcacgatatagtgctctacgatcgatacatatatatttttttaaataaaaaatatagaacaatatcctgatttataacaattcatacgcaaaatcaacaaggtactgcaaactctttatttaggaaattacaagagtattgtagtatacaaagtgcttattttaacactgaactttgatgtcgtgttttttctttaaatgtgcatcgagatttgtggtccctgaatatttgatcaccgcatggcaggatttacaaactgcacgtgttttgtccgttgactcgtgagtcatcttttctttggaatccaaagtgcttccaaagaatgacttgaaacctaaaggggagccaatttcctcgtctttttggacactagccatagcaccagcccaggagccgcgtactagttgtcgactcccctttcacgtgcctgctctgctcacaacacaacacgccgctcactgctcccggaaagaggaaggaagcaacaatgaactggatttcaaaataaagtcgcgtctaatgtccgaggtcaaacactgcgatataaatcgatgtttacgtttagcattgatgccaataaatcgtgatgaatcgttacacccctactaacaaCTGATTGGAAAACAATTGATTGAACTGATTGGACCCTGATTTTACACCAAGACAATCTGGGGTTCACATGGTGACATCatcgcatgcacgcacacacgtatgtGCTCTGAACATTCAAGTGTCATGCAAGGCAAGCTGTAGGCCAGCAGGCAACGATGcggtgtttccatggcaactggCACTGCCAGTGAACCAGACCTTGCACGCATACGCGCTGATGATGGATCTAATGTTGTTGATTGGCAgatgaaatgtttgattttggagGCAATGATGAGAGGCCATGGCCTGTCATATTGCATCATATATTTATTGGTAGCGCCATTGTATCGACGAGCTCCGGGCAGAGTCACTGACGCTAAGCGTACCTGACGATGACCTCTGATCCCTGCGTGCAGCCGGTGCTGCCGCACACGGCGGTGTGCCTGGCCTGTGGCGAGGCGGGGAAGGAAGACACGGTGGAGGGTGACGAGGAGAAGTTCAGCCTGAGCCTGATGGAATGTACCATCTGCAATGAAATCATACACCCGCGCTGCCTCAAGGTGAGTCGGACCCTCACTTCCTGTTGCCCGTCGACACCCAAGAGAAGCCTGCCTGACGTGTGTGTGCTTTGCGTTTCGGCAGATGGGCAAAGCGGAGGGCATCATCAATGACGAGATTCCCAACTGCTGGGAGTGTCCCAAGTGCCACAAGGAGGGAAAGACCAGCAAGGTGAGTGACTGGCGCCGGCTTTGTCTGGCGACCAGAACCCCCTCACCCTGGTCTTGTGTGTGGCCACAGGAGCAGGCGGACATGTTGGCCAAGCGGCGTCTGGACAACGGCGAACTGGGCCGCTGGAAACTGACGGACGAGCCGCCGCCCAAGAAGGAGGCACCCAGGCCGGACGGCAGCCACAAGAGGAGGAAGGAGACTCTGCCCTCAGACGGCGGGCCCAAGAAGAAGGTCAGGCGGCTCCTGCATTCAAGCCTTAAAAATCAAAGTTCATAACCGTGTTCTATAAAATGAATCATGCAGGAGTAGGCTGAGGAAGAAATCTCATTTCAAAATTGTTTGCGGGTCACTTGCTCTGCTCCCTCCTTACAAAAGTGTCTTTTCTTTCAGATGAAGGGTGCGCACGAGAAACGTCTCAAAAAGGTACACAAAACGTTTTCTTCCGTTGTGGTTGTGCTGCATTACTTCTGACTATGCGCTTACTTCCTGCTTTTAGAAGCCCAAACAGGAAGGAGCAGAGTCGATAGGCCCAGCCTCCGCAGCGGGAGTGGCTCCTCTGGGCTCGGCCTCCTTGTCAGCTTCGGGTGATGGTGTTGGAGGGGGGTCGTCCAGTGCAGAGCAGCGCTCGCATCACCGGGAAAAATTGGAACGCTTCAAGAGGATGTGCCTGCTGGAGCGCCGGCCCgactcgtcgtcgtcgtcgtcctccagCTCAGAGTCGGACTCTGAGTCGGACTCGGACGACTCTCTGCGCGGGGGTGGAGCCTCCTCGCcctcctcgccgccgccgcctcccgtCGCCCACGGCAACAGCAGCTTGGCCCGACCGGAGAAGACCCGCAGCGAACGGGACCGGCGCCTGGCGGAGTTGGGCTTCAGCGCCAGCGACGAgtcggaggaggaggacgaggagcggGAGGAGGAGCGGGCGGGAGACAAGACGCGGCGGAGAGGAGATGTGCCCGGAGCCTTGACGCCGCGGGGCAGAAAAGCCATGCTGGATGGGGACGAGGCCGATCCGCCGCCCTCGGACAGAGTCGGGAAAAATTTGTCATCCCTCTCGTCACCCTCGCCGCTCTCATCCAATCAGATGGCTCCGTCCTCGCAGCGCAGCAACGGGCAGGAGGCGCGCAACGGACGCGTGCGTGGCGAGAAAGAAAATGCCAGCAGCCTGCTGACCAATCACAGACACAGCGGGATGGGAGGGGGCGGGACCAAAGGTAACAAGAGTCGGCAGAGGAACTCTGTCCCCGCCTCCAATGGGGGGCGAGGCGGCGGGCCGTTGGTGTCAGCCACAGCGGCATCGCCCTGCTCTGGGGCAGCGGGGCGTTCGCACGTGATGAAGCGCAGCCCCCCTGCTGTGCCGTCTCCGCCGCGTCCCATCCAGATGGAGCGCCACCTAGTGAGGCCGCCTCCCACCTGCCCCGAGCCTAGCTGCCTGCCGCTGGATTCAGGCCGCACCCACGTCATGACGCGTGACACCTGGCTGCGGGTCTTCTCCTTCCTCAGCCATCGTGAGCTGTgcctgtgcatgcgtgtgtgtcgcACGTGGAGCCGCTGGTCAGTCCCGCCGTGAACGAGTCTTGATTTATTGAATTATGTGTCACTGCCATCGATAGCCACGGATGCCTTCTTAAGGATGGGAAATCGGTTAATTTCCCGCGGCACTCTGCTTGGGAATCACTGTAGTCTCCACATAGCCGGACCTGTCATAAGTAACACTGACCTCTGGTTGCCCTGGCGACGCAGGTGTTGTGACAAACGGCTGTGGAGTCGGATCGACCTGAGCCGACAGCGCTCCATCACGCCACCCATGCTCAGCGGGATCATTCGTCGACAGCCTGTCTCGCTCAACCTGGGACACACCAACATCTCCAAGAAGCAGCTTCTCTGGCTCATCAGCCGCCTGCCGGGTCTGTCCGCCAGTGCCTCCATCCTCACTTGCATATTCTATCACACTCCTATTTGACAtagacgtgtgtgtgcgcgcgcgctccAGGTCTGGCGGAGTTGACGGTGGCAGGCGTAGCGTGGCCGGCGGTGTCGGCGTTGTGTCAGGGCGTGCGGTCTTGTTTGCGCATGTTGGACTTGAGCGGCGTGGACGACTTGAAGGACGCACACCTGAGGGAGCTGCTGGCCCCGCCCTCCGATAGCAGGACAGGTGATCCCTATCGTTTTCGAGTGCCTTGGCTAGTTTGTTGACCTAAATGAATGGTGGAGAAGAGGCACAAGGAATTTCTAAGATTGGAGGTAATAGTCCCTCTGTCTGATTGGTTGTCCAGTAcgtggtggtggcggtggcTCGGAACCGCGGGTAGGGCGCTTCCACAACGTGACGGAGCTGCGGCTGTCCGGGCTGGACCTGACGGACGCGGCGTCCCGCCTGCTGGTACGCTTCGTGCCGCGTCTGGCCAAGCTGGACCTCAGCCACTGCGCCAACGTGTCGGACCACAGCGTGGCCACGTTGGCGGCGCCCGCCTCGCCGCTCAGACACACCCTCACGCACCTCAACCTGGCAGGTACGCCCCCGTTGCTCAACGCAGGCTCTGTTGCCGCCATTTGCACTTTTTGTGGCGCGCCAAAGCAAATCAAATGGAGGAATCGTCAAGTGATTGATGATTTGTTTAGAAAGCTTGTTGAGTTTGAACATTTCAGCCTCAGTCATTTCCTTTGAGCATTTTCCCAACAAAGTTTGGACCTTGCCAGGAAGGATTTTTGTTGCTGTGTTAACTACCACCAAATGATGGCAATGTTAAgctgatgtttgtgtgtgtgtggcaggtTGCGTGAAGGTGACTGAGCAGAGCGTCCCACTGTTGCGCCGTTGTCCGTCCCTGCAGACGGTGGACCTTCGCTCGTGCTCGCTGCTCCCCGCCGAAGCGGGACAACTCCTCTGCTTCCCCACGCAGCCGTCCTCGtcctcgtcttcttcctcgtccGCGTCCTCCGTCGCCAACGCCACGCTCGCTGCTTCCACTTCCTGTCCGCCCGAGGACAGGATGCTGCTAAAGAACAGCTAAATGCTAAGTGCCCTGTGGCATCATGGGACAATTGAGGACACTAcaggtgaggaggaggaggatgaggagaaacGTGTTGGCATACCTCTGAGCATGTACATACTTGTTCTCTGTACaaacgtgcgtgcgtgtgtgttatttCTGTGTTTTCATGTGAATGAGCGCGCACACCCCAAGAGACCGCCACTTTCATGACCCCTGACCCAAAGCCGTAGAAATGAAATGACATGCGTCGGTGCCATCGTTTCCCCCAGCCTGACATCACAACGCAACGCACCTTAGATACACAAGTTGATGTTAATCTAATTCAACCATCATGGTCACTGAGTACAGAAGAAATGACTTGATTGGGAAcctcaagtcattttttttgtcaccaaGGCAAGCCAAATGTGTCAGCGGAACAAAAAAGGAACCACAAATCCACTCCAAAAGGCCAAAGAACATCCAAGGCAAATCCAAAGCCACCAATCGAGACATGGTGTCCGCCACCCATGTGATGTAGTTTTAACCAGTGCAGATCAGTGCGTAGCGTCCACACTTTGGTTTTTACGGCTTTGGCCCCCGTTCACCTTCTTGTCGGCACAACTGCAGGAAGTCTTTCGTCTTGTCAACACATCTTTGTGCTGTAATAAGCTGTCATACGCTCCCGAAGCTAAACTCTCCTAAGTTACAATGCCGGCGGATGCTAGTCTTGCATTTAAAGGGGAACTAAACCAAAGATCTCACTGTTGTTCTATTTTAAATGTCCATATCATCATTTATCTGATGCTTTTtacataaaaaatacaaaatatttattcTATTAATAATATCCCATTATTATTCACTCCTAGTTATTAAGTAAGCGGCCTCCTTTTCGACATCACTTTGTCTGCGGCTCAAGTACGATTTTGTTAAACCTTATACGTTCATGACTAATTCAATTTATTACTCCACGATGGCAGGCACATCATTTATTCTTTCAAAAAATGGTTTAGGTTTAGTTCCTCTTTAAGGAGATGCCCTCCGTTGAAAATGACGGCGTGGAGCGTAATGATTCAAGTTAGCATAGCTAGCTTAGCACCAAAATTTGGCTGTGCTGGCTTTTGCATGTTAGCAACAGTAATTGAAGAAGACAAGTTACACAAAATGTTTTGGCGGCAAATGTTAGAGGACACTtccgacatgtttttttttttttttgaaaaagccATTCCATGCTAACTATCTTGTATTACATCAACTTGAATAGCAGCAAGCTAACAGCGCTAGCAACAGTTCAACCATTGCCACGCTATGAATCGGTTAACAAAATTTTACCTGAGAAAATTTGCCAGCTCATTAGCATATTAGTGGAGCAGGGTCTCAAGATAGGGTTGGGTTTGTACGCTACTGATGGTCGATCAAAAGTTAAAAGGATCAACGTACAGAAAAGAACAAACGTGAACCAAAAGTTGAACTAAGCTTcattgttttgtattgtttacacaAATCTTTGACTGTTGGTCGGACAAAACTGTGACAAATTGTGGCTGTTGAGCAGCAGTCGGTCAAATCGGTCTTTATTTTACTTGCTAGCGGCACTGGCAGGATGCTAGCTAGGGTTTGGTTCCTGTTAGCTATGTTGATCACTAAAATATATAGTCCACTTTATGAAAAATACGTATGTAATGATGAGGGACTAATCGATTAATCGTTACAGCCCTGTAGAGTCAGCTATGTAATCCGCTATTTAAAAAATCTTAAGAGTGAATTTTGGAGTTGTTCATTAGGAACTTTCCGGGTTcactggcaaaaaaacaaaacatggtcaTACACGAGCCGGATGCTAGCAGGATTGGCTTCCCGTTAGCCGTGTAGTGCCATCACGTTCGCTGGTCCACTTAtgtgtttattgtgtgtgtttttaattctACCTTTCATGTCTGGTGAAGGTTAGCCTGCAAGCTGCCTGGCAACAAGTGAGGagatgaaatctgattggaccaAGGTCCTCCTAGCTCTTATATATTTAGCTGTACACACGCTGAATCAACATATTGTACTTCTGAATGTTTTCGAATGCACTGGATCATCAGTACCTTTCATCTATCCTCCTTTGCCAAAATGTGTTTTCCTTGTGAAAAGgggcattttttatttgatttgtgtgtgtgtgttcttgttgtTCTTATATTTTGTCCATAACTCTTCTGTTGTGTTGATGGGAAGATGAGGAGGgaagttgggaaaaaaaaatatcaaaagagCAACTCAAGGCAGCTATAACATATAAATGACTACTGTAAAACTAATaaagaagcaatgagttgttgtttttttaacccgTTTgtagtttattttctttttttagtaatTCTTTAGGAGATGGAGCCTTGCTCAGCACCGCAATGCATTTTCATTCCTCATATTAAACACTTGCTATTATTAGTAAGCACATGCATACTAATAAACATTGTAAAATGACACAAAGCTAGCTTTGGATTGAAACATCCTATATCCAAGTTTGgccaatttgcattttttttcctctcaaatcATATTGGCAAGTCTATGTGGGTctgctttttattcatttatgtatgtatttactTTTTCGTTTTATACAAATAATTGACCAATATGAGGTGCAGAAAATAGCTGGTTCTCTTTAATGATGTAATAGTCACAACTTAACTAAAGTCTTCTTTTGTTTGGTTTCCTGAAAAATTAATTTTGGAGATGAGGTTTCTGCTCATCGCCAGCTAAGTTCAAATACTCATCCGAACAAATGCTAATTAAAAAAGTTCAGTAATAATTAAGGTGCAACAAATTAACAAGCAATAAGACAATATGAACATACTAACTTTTAAAAAGCACACATGCTAAAACTTGATGAATACTACTGCTAGTAAGAAGCTGTGACGTCACCTTGCTCATCAGCCGAAACGTGATGACGGAGACGCGTCATCAAAGTCCGGTCACCTGTGTCACGAACCGATGACGTAACCGCATCTCTCACTTAACCCTTCAAGCAAAACTACTTAACTACGTCATTTTTTAAACCAATAAAgtaaaacaactaaaaaaacaacagtgaTCATTACGAGCACGCGCCCTCGCCGACAGCTGGATCACACGTGTTCGCTCCGTTGCGTTCACTGCTCCCACTTCCGCCGGAGCTTGTAGTGGCTCTCTGCTTCTTTTTGTCGTCGGTGCAAAACCGACGAAAATGATCAAATTCGTCACAAATACCGATGTCATAGGAAACGTCTAAGCTGCCCTGAAGCGAGCCGAGCCTCCGGAGACGCcgaaaaaaagccttgtttgggTTTCCGCCCTGCGGCATCGACCACGTCCGACGGTCACTGAATGCATCAGCCGCGGTGCCCTATTCTTCCGCCCGCCGGGTGCGCGCACGGCCCAGTTGTGCGATATCCTTCCGCCGACCGGGAGCGCGCGGCCTTTCCCTCGCGACGCAACACGAGCGAGCGATGCGAACGGGCGGCGGCAAAGCGGTCTCAGCTCACCACTACCAACACCCAGACGACCAGCGCCTGCAGCAGCAAAAGCAGCAGCAAAAGCAGGAAAGCGACTTTTAAGAGATATTTTCCCTAACATTCCACGACCAAAACCGGGAACCGCCTCTTCACTGAGCTGCTCGAGTCAGTCAGTCTAAGCCAAACTCTCGTCGGGCGCGCTATCG
Proteins encoded:
- the zgc:158376 gene encoding F-box/LRR-repeat protein 19 isoform X2; this translates as MSGSKALGGGARRRRTRCRRCQACTRSECGECHFCKDMKKFGGPGRMKQSCLLRQCTAPVLPHTAVCLACGEAGKEDTVEGDEEKFSLSLMECTICNEIIHPRCLKMGKAEGIINDEIPNCWECPKCHKEGKTSKADMLAKRRLDNGELGRWKLTDEPPPKKEAPRPDGSHKRRKETLPSDGGPKKKMKGAHEKRLKKKPKQEGAESIGPASAAGVAPLGSASLSASGDGVGGGSSSAEQRSHHREKLERFKRMCLLERRPDSSSSSSSSSESDSESDSDDSLRGGGASSPSSPPPPPVAHGNSSLARPEKTRSERDRRLAELGFSASDESEEEDEEREEERAGDKTRRRGDVPGALTPRGRKAMLDGDEADPPPSDRVGKNLSSLSSPSPLSSNQMAPSSQRSNGQEARNGRVRGEKENASSLLTNHRHSGMGGGGTKGNKSRQRNSVPASNGGRGGGPLVSATAASPCSGAAGRSHVMKRSPPAVPSPPRPIQMERHLVRPPPTCPEPSCLPLDSGRTHVMTRDTWLRVFSFLSHRELCLCMRVCRTWSRWCCDKRLWSRIDLSRQRSITPPMLSGIIRRQPVSLNLGHTNISKKQLLWLISRLPGLAELTVAGVAWPAVSALCQGVRSCLRMLDLSGVDDLKDAHLRELLAPPSDSRTVRGGGGGSEPRVGRFHNVTELRLSGLDLTDAASRLLVRFVPRLAKLDLSHCANVSDHSVATLAAPASPLRHTLTHLNLAGCVKVTEQSVPLLRRCPSLQTVDLRSCSLLPAEAGQLLCFPTQPSSSSSSSSSASSVANATLAASTSCPPEDRMLLKNS
- the zgc:158376 gene encoding F-box/LRR-repeat protein 19 isoform X1 yields the protein MSGSKALGGGARRRRTRCRRCQACTRSECGECHFCKDMKKFGGPGRMKQSCLLRQCTAPVLPHTAVCLACGEAGKEDTVEGDEEKFSLSLMECTICNEIIHPRCLKMGKAEGIINDEIPNCWECPKCHKEGKTSKEQADMLAKRRLDNGELGRWKLTDEPPPKKEAPRPDGSHKRRKETLPSDGGPKKKMKGAHEKRLKKKPKQEGAESIGPASAAGVAPLGSASLSASGDGVGGGSSSAEQRSHHREKLERFKRMCLLERRPDSSSSSSSSSESDSESDSDDSLRGGGASSPSSPPPPPVAHGNSSLARPEKTRSERDRRLAELGFSASDESEEEDEEREEERAGDKTRRRGDVPGALTPRGRKAMLDGDEADPPPSDRVGKNLSSLSSPSPLSSNQMAPSSQRSNGQEARNGRVRGEKENASSLLTNHRHSGMGGGGTKGNKSRQRNSVPASNGGRGGGPLVSATAASPCSGAAGRSHVMKRSPPAVPSPPRPIQMERHLVRPPPTCPEPSCLPLDSGRTHVMTRDTWLRVFSFLSHRELCLCMRVCRTWSRWCCDKRLWSRIDLSRQRSITPPMLSGIIRRQPVSLNLGHTNISKKQLLWLISRLPGLAELTVAGVAWPAVSALCQGVRSCLRMLDLSGVDDLKDAHLRELLAPPSDSRTVRGGGGGSEPRVGRFHNVTELRLSGLDLTDAASRLLVRFVPRLAKLDLSHCANVSDHSVATLAAPASPLRHTLTHLNLAGCVKVTEQSVPLLRRCPSLQTVDLRSCSLLPAEAGQLLCFPTQPSSSSSSSSSASSVANATLAASTSCPPEDRMLLKNS